From the Nymphalis io chromosome 1, ilAglIoxx1.1, whole genome shotgun sequence genome, one window contains:
- the LOC126768604 gene encoding protein lin-10-like isoform X4, with the protein MISVHNVSSDDERDDQPVILNTKGGTYKLRDSRIIEIAGGRELYSQSRMKAARKLRHNNTHKHNLRNKVRSLTKDTVDYATDNNITNEISIHRINNEPKKMISRHTSPVTYTNGDREPIIEPNTMGIPKNSSPILDPHKTTDVSTKSSPIAVVADGEVMVFDDNDDWKVILNSVSLGLRMDPDASDDEIDLSVKRTLDNMKNGDSDILNNKSELSCDGSESTRSREDVRLSEGSPTGIWLSGDEDKSRVTRVIGELPIAEYEGSPRRYGIGTQKAPVRSPRPGFPQRVVTESREVTPPPSSAAFDYLYEFSETRKVLEEFFRCPTSGQQQNSTEEIVNFQELDYELRRQTQDCPSENGIEGSESDWLQNDGIDSPHALNNHTDFLGLQPKHRGRYPTPDVAALQPGDNGSACASPAQQVDVHVALALSSAASDTASELSMAIMENELVDMKEPNRRTLPIVEDGLSSGHASDTDNNNPLIQTHSVTIEEIVDSGTNTDPHMLSDADLHSLDPLASAPPPPAPAPHRPDTAPHTPHSGHALAHTPHHHHAPHHDDVYPRKRPSSVQSTESVEIKPASGDEDEADTDLETDRLLGQQRTDDQGFFDDKGWRKPKSRTVMPSGGSTGTNRDHAHDASDLRDEDTLHNGKDKDGKKKSKNKEDMASVLIEGVLFRARYLGSTQLACEGQPTKATRMLQAEEAVSRIKWGCEGPYSGVYAAPAAVFRLSFLGSVEVEEDSRRRKKRPKKNMVEEAVTKIKAPEGENQPSTEVDLFISTEKIMVLNTELKEIMMDHALRTISYIADIGDLVVLMARRRFVPHENDSDQPKLNRTPKMICHVFESEEAQFIAQSIGQAFQVAYMEFLKANGIEDHSFVKEMDYQEVLNSQEIFGDELQMFAKKELQKEVVVPKTKGEILGVVVVESGWGSMLPTVVIANLAPAGAAARCGQLNIGDQIIAINGVSLVGLPLSTCQTYIKNSKNQTVVKLTVVPCAPVVEVKIKRPDTKYQLGFSVQNGVICSLLRGGIAERGGVRVGHRIIEINSQSVVAVPHERIVNLLATSVGEILMKTMPTSMFRLLTGQENPVFI; encoded by the exons attTCCATACacagaataaataatgaacCAAAAAAGATGATATCTCGTCATACGTCACCCGTAACCTACACGAATGGTGATCGTGAACCGATAATTGAACCCAATACTATGGGAATACCCAAAAACAGTTCTCCGATATTAGATCCACATAAGACTACTGATGTTAGTACCAAAAGCAGTCCCATCGCAGTCGTTGCCGATGGTGAAGTAATGGTTTTTGACGATAATGATGATTGGAAAG TGATATTGAATTCTGTGTCTCTAGGTTTGAGGATGGACCCAGATGCTAGTGATGATGAAATTGATTTGAGTGTTAAAAGAACTTTAGACAATATGAAAAATGGTGATAGTGACATCttgaataataaaagtgaaCTTAGTTGTGATGGAAGTGAATCGACACGATCAAGGGAAGATGTGAGACTTAGCGAAGGTAGTCCAACAGGGATTTGGCTTTCGGGTGACGAGGATAAAAGCAGGGTTACGAGAGTGATAGGGGAGTTGCCCATCGCTGAATATGAGGGTTCTCCTAGAAGATACGGCATTGGAACTCAGAAGGCGCCAGTCAGATCACCGAGACCTGGATTTCCTCAg AGAGTAGTAACAGAGAGCAGAGAAGTTACACCACCACCGAGTTCAGCGGCTTTTGACTACTTATATGAGTTCTCTGAGACCAGGAAAGTTTTGGAAGAGTTTTTCCGGTGTCCGACATCTGGTCAACAGCAGAACAGTACTGAAGAAATTGTGAACTTTCAG GAGTTAGACTATGAGCTGCGAAGGCAGACGCAAGATTGTCCATCTGAAAATGGCATTGAAGGAAGTGAATCAGACTGGCTTCAGAACGATGGAATTGACTCACCCCATGCTTTAAATAACCATACCGACTTTCTAGGATTGCAG CCGAAGCATCGTGGTCGATATCCGACACCAGACGTTGCAGCATTACAACCGGGAGATAACGGAAGTGCGTGTGCGTCTCCAGCGCAACAAGTCGACGTTCATGTGGCACTCGCTCTATCGTCGGCAGCTAGTGATACTGCCAGTGAACTTTCAATGGCCATCATGGAGAACGAGCTGGTTGACATGAAAG AACCAAATCGCCGAACGTTGCCCATCGTGGAGGACGGACTTTCATCTGGACACGCGTCTGACACTGACAATAACAATCCATTGATACAG acacATTCAGTCACGATTGAAGAAATCGTTGATAGCGGAACAAATACGGATCCTCACATGTTATCTGATGCCGATCTTCATTCTTTAGATCCATTAG CGTCAGCGCCCCCGCCGCCTGCGCCCGCGCCGCACCGGCCCGACACGGCGCCGCACACGCCGCACTCGGGCCACGCGCTCGCGCACACGCCGCACCACCACCACGCACCGCACCACGACGACGTATACCCCAG aaaaaGACCATCGTCAGTTCAAAGTACGGAATCAGTGGAAATCAAACCAGCAAGTGGTGACGAAG ATGAAGCGGATACGGATTTAGAGACTGACAGATTGCTGGGACAGCAACGAACGGACGACCAGGGCTTCTTTGACGATAAA ggaTGGCGCAAACCAAAATCTCGAACAGTGATGCCATCTGGTGGGTCGACGGGAACGAATCGCGACCATGCCCACGATGCCTCCGACTTGAGAGACGAAGATACATTGCACAATGGGAAGGACAAAGACGGAAAGAAGAAGAGTAAGAACAAAGAAG ATATGGCCTCAGTTCTCATCGAAGGAGTATTATTCCGGGCTCGGTACCTCGGTTCGACGCAGCTCGCTTGCGAGGGTCAACCGACGAAGGCGACCAGAATGCTTCAAGCCGAAGAAGCGGTATCCAGGATTAAG TGGGGCTGCGAGGGCCCGTACTCTGGCGTGTACGCGGCTCCTGCGGCCGTGTTCCGCCTGTCCTTCCTCGGCTCCGTGGAGGTCGAGGAGGACTCGCGCCGCAGGAAGAAGAGACCAAAAAAGAATATGGTTGAAGAGGCCGTCACTAAGATTAAG GCCCCTGAAGGCGAAAACCAACCGAGTACCGAAGTGGATCTATTTATTTCAACGGAAAAAATTATGGTCCTTAACACGGAACTGAAGGAAATCATGATGGACCACGCATTGAGAACGATATCGTACATCGCTGATATCGGGGATCTCGTTGTTCTGATGGCGAGACGACGCTTCGTGCCGCATGAGAATGACTCCGATCAACCAAAACTGAACCGTACGCCGAAGATGATATGTCACGTTTTTGAAAGTGAAGAA GCTCAATTTATAGCCCAATCCATAGGTCAAGCGTTCCAAGTGGCGTATATGGAATTTCTTAAGGCCAACGGCATTGAGGACCACAGTTTTGTAAAAGAAATGGATTACCAGGAAGTCCTAAACAGCCAAGAGATATTTGGTGATGAACTTCAAATGTTTGCGAAAAAA GAACTACAAAAAGAAGTGGTAGTTCCGAAAACGAAAGGTGAAATCTTAGGTGTGGTGGTTGTGGAATCTGGTTGGGGGTCGATGTTGCCCACCGTTGTGATCGCTAATTTGGCCCCTGCGGGTGCGGCTGCTAGATGCGGACAACTTAACATTG gTGACCAAATAATAGCGATAAATGGAGTAAGTCTCGTCGGCCTTCCCCTCTCGACTTGTCAGACATACATCAAGAATTCCAAGAATCAGACTGTAGTGAAGCTTACGGTGGTACCGTGCGCTCCGGTGGTCGAGGTCAAGATTAAAAGACCTGATACAAAGTACCAGCTAGGGTTTAGTGTGCAGAACGGTGTG ATCTGCAGCCTGCTGCGCGGCGGCATCGCGGAGCGCGGCGGCGTGCGCGTCGGCCACCGCATCATCGAGATCAACTCGCAGAGCGTCGTGGCCGTGCCGCACGAGCGCATCGTCAACCTGCTCGCCACCTCCGTCGGAGAG ATTCTAATGAAAACTATGCCGACGTCAATGTTCCGGCTGTTGACTGGACAAGAGAATCCCGTATTCATCTAA
- the LOC126769586 gene encoding ubiquitin-conjugating enzyme E2 N yields MAALPRRIIKETQRLMQEPVPGISAVPSENNARYFHVIVTGPEDSPFEGGLFKLELFLPEDYPMSAPKVRFITKIYHPNIDRLGRICLDILKDKWSPALQIRTVLLSIQALLSAPNPDDPLANDVAELWKVNESEAIRNAKEWTRRYAMDN; encoded by the coding sequence ATGGCAGCCCTACCACGTAGAATAATCAAAGAGACACAGCGATTGATGCAGGAACCTGTGCCGGGTATCAGCGCGGTGCCTAGCGAAAACAATGCACGTTATTTTCATGTAATTGTCACCGGGCCGGAAGACTCGCCATTCGAAGGAGGTCTATTCAAGTTAGAACTATTCCTTCCAGAGGACTATCCTATGTCAGCACCTAAGGTTaggtttattacaaaaatttatcATCCGAATATAGATCGACTCGGCCGTATATGTTTGGATATTTTGAAAGATAAATGGAGCCCTGCCCTGCAAATTCGCACGGTTTTACTCTCGATTCAAGCGTTATTATCTGCTCCTAACCCCGACGACCCGCTAGCAAACGATGTGGCTGAACTTTGGAAAGTGAACGAAAGCGAAGCTATCCGAAACGCTAAGGAGTGGACCAGGAGGTATGCCATGGACAACTGA